One Canis aureus isolate CA01 chromosome 35, VMU_Caureus_v.1.0, whole genome shotgun sequence genomic region harbors:
- the PARP14 gene encoding protein mono-ADP-ribosyltransferase PARP14 isoform X2, producing MEDTSEECENTSSLVAFENLKANVTDIMLILLVENVSGLSSNDFKVEVLRDFDVAVVTFQTHTDAVKFVDDCARHHSVKQLQLSPRLLEVTKTIRVENLPPGVNDYNLKCLFENPQNGGGRVASIECFPEESSALIEFFDKKVLHTIMTKKLEFKHMPLSVFPYYTSLGTALYGKEKPLIKLPAPFREPLDLPLWRFLQQKNHLIKEINDEARRCHCELIWSKLSAEVTIRPATTLFCLGRLKIRTWREDVSMAFSSIRSKYKVTTLTVDPTVWDTVRNHLEDDRILIEFDTLTGTVTLVGKSEDVQNVEPQIKELIESTVQKIKREEQSLEEKVALSPGRYSLLCHSNALEHLRTECPEVEMCYDKASQHMCFKGLHADVNKAKCEIQKKMDIMVQKSIELPPEIFQFLQQVDCVEFSKSLLVAQKILAVYELAGTAVVLTGYSSAVLSDAAKQMVTALSYKRLDLKDGEVLKGRKWKGLTHSLHRRHNSPSRTVIIDELTSETKAEVVIAGCTSQVNETYSLLFSFVEKHMRVERLIEIEPPIVIDYLRREKKLCWQKMKRTNVQVIFNPENRAQGVLLIGPQARVLEGVSLLGQVREAVRVESLQVHTPGASRLFREKAPYYRSEVQRRFGCCLELQEAAGAAGRGDAHRGLPLVELRPGVALAVQRGDLTRFPAAQAVVSPASGDLQLRGGLAAALAQAAGPALQEDCSRLLRTAGPVPVGGAVASTAGKLPYRLVIHAVGPQWKDSEASRCVSQLKAAVKQSLRLAEAHGCRSVAIPAISSGLFGFPLAVCVRTIVLAVQESCQLSHDGHALKEIYLVDTAEKTVQAFADTVTALAEVPGPAAVQPGPTGVHASGQVSLSQGNLRVLLVKGDAQRAAADVIVNSVPVNLKLNRGLLSQALLEKAGPKLQEELDMVGRAVAVGMGTVLQTSGCDLHCRYVLHVVAPDWEEGSTSSQKIMRDIIRKCLEITESLSLRSIAFPAIGTGNLGFPKTIFAELITSEVLTFSSKTQLAALQEVQFLLHPNDHENIQAFSHVFARRTNGNVVSDTIPKAEDAQGSYGTVSSPNVDMHEMKIGPIIFQVASGDITKEEADVIVNSTSKTFNLKAGVSKAILKCAGQNVEMACSLLAQTGNSDYIVTEGGLLKCKNIIHVIGGNDVKKSISFVLQECEKRNYSSICLPAIGTGKAQKDPDKVADAIIDAIEDFIQKGMLKSVKKVKVVIFLPHLLDVFYDSMKKREASQASLQQSLESKLKSSVSSPSQSPQKQNPLVLKKKTESATFQVCGENVKCMKNALSWIQDLITKELCPYTNEDECIKDFNEKEYHKLNELQENLNIAICLDSERPLIEVFGTGNDLTQARNAIEEMIKGIRLAKEQKSQADFISEFIEWQYYNNGTFHSFDKITNLQLENARKAKKRTTLVKVNHKSYTVDLVTNIATDTKGHHLPVKRFMKSEVVIPEHWSDMKQQDVCVVELQPGHAEYDTVATKFNQTCSHLYIEKIERIQNPHLWNSYQTKKKAMDAKNGHKNNEKQLFHGTDADSVPHVNHNGFNRSYAGKNAVAYGKGTYFAVNARYSANDTYSRPDINGKKHMYYVRVLTGTYTRGNQSLIVPPPKSADNPTDLYDTVTDCVQNPGLFVVFYDYQAYPEYLITFTY from the exons atggaagATACCTCAGAAGAATGTGAAAATACTTCCTCTTTGGTTGCATTTGAAAATCTCAAGGCAAATGTAACTGATATAATGTTAATCTTGCTAGTGGAGAATGTAAGCGGCCTGTCCAGTAATGATTTCAAAGTGGAAGTATTACGAGATTTTGATGTTGCTGTAGTTACCTTTCAAACGCATACAG ATGCCGTCAAATTCGTTGATGattgtgccaggcaccattcagTGAAACAACTTCAGCTTTCTCCAAGACTTCTGGAAGTGACAAAAACAATCAGGGTTGAAAACTTGCCACCTGGTGTTAATGACTATAATTTGAAGTGTTTATTTGAAAATCCACAAAATGGAGGAGGAAGAGTTGCCAGTATTGAATGTTTTCCTGAAGAGAGTTCGGCTCTGATTGAGTTTTTTGACAAAAAAG tgTTACACACCATCATGACCAAGAAACTTGAATTCAAACATATGCCACTCTCTGTGTTTCCGTACTATACCTCTCTGGGCACAGCCTTGTACGGAAAGGAAAAACCTCTGATCAAGCTTCCGGCACCATTCAGAGAACCATTAGATCTTCCCTTATGGAGGTTCTTGCAGCAAAAGAATCATCTGATCAAGGAGATAAATGATGAAGCGAGACGATGTCACTGTGAACTAATATGGTCTAAACTCAGTGCTGAAGTTACTATCAGACCTGCGACCACATTATTCTGTCTAGGTAGACTGAAAATCAGGACCTGGAGGGAAGATGTTTCCATGGCATTCTCTAGCATCAGGTCTAAGTATAAAGTTACTACGCTTACTGTGGACCCCACGGTGTGGGACACCGTAAGAAATCATTTAGAAGACGACAGGATTTTGATAGAGTTTGATACACTGACAGGGACTGTAACCTTAGTGGGGAAATCAGAGGATGTACAGAACGTGGAGCCACAAATCAAGGAATTAATAGAAAGTACCGTTCAAAAAATTAAGAGAGAAGAGCAAAGTCTAGAGGAAAAAGTGGCTCTTTCTCCCGGAAGGTATTCTCTTTTGTGTCACAGCAACGCCCTAGAGCATCTCCGCACTGAGTGCCCAGAGGTGGAGATGTGTTACGACAAAGCTTCTCAACACATGTGCTTCAAGGGTCTCCACGCAGATGTGAATAAAGCAAAGTGTGAAATACAGAAGAAGATGGACATCATGGTTCAAAAAAGCATCGAGCTTCCCCCTGAGATTTTCCAGTTTTTGCAACAAGTAGACTGTGTAGAATTTTCGAAGTCTCTTTTGGTGGCACAGAAAATTCTTGCAGTTTATGAGCTAGCAGGTACAGCTGTCGTCCTAACCGGCTATTCCTCTGCAGTCCTATCGGATGCCGCAAAGCAGATGGTCACTGCTTTAAGTTACAAGCGCCTGGACCTTAAGGACGGGGAAGTTCTTAAAGGCAGGAAATGGAAAGGGCTCACTCACAGTTTGCACAGGAGACATAATTCGCCCTCTAGGACTGTGATCATCGACGAGCTCACTTCAGAAACCAAAGCCGAGGTCGTCATCGCCGGCTGCACGAGCCAAGTGAATGAAACCTACAGCTTGCTGTTCAGCTTTGTGGAAAAGCACATGAGGGTAGAGCGACTGATCGAAATCGAGCCTCCCATCGTCATTGATTACttgaggagagagaagaagctCTGCTGGCAGAAGATGAAGAGGACAAACGTCCAGGTCATTTTCAATCCGGAGAACAGGGCCCAAGGCGTCCTGCTGATCGGGCCTCAGGCCAGGGTCCTGGAGGGCGTGAGTCTCCTGGGCCAGGTGCGGGAGGCCGTGCGCGTGGAAAGCCTGCAGGTGCACACGCCGGGGGCCAGCCGGCTCTTCCGGGAGAAGGCGCCCTATTACAGAAGCGAGGTCCAGCGGCGGTTCGGCTGTTGCCTGGAGCTGCAGGAGGCCGCaggggcggcgggccggggcgACGCGCACAGGGGCCTGCCTCTGGTGGAGCTGCGCCCTGGGGTGGCCCTGGCCGTGCAGCGGGGCGACCTGACCCGCTTCCCCGCCGCCCAGGCCGTGGTGAGCCCCGCCAGCGGGGACCTGCAGCTCCGCGGGGGCCTGGCGGCCGCGCTGGCCCAGGCAGCAGGCCCCGCGCTCCAGGAGGACTGCAGCCGGCTGCTGAGGACGGCGGGCCCCGTCCCTGTGGGCGGCGCCGTGGCCTCCACGGCGGGGAAGCTGCCCTACCGCCTGGTCATCCACGCCGTGGGGCCCCAGTGGAAGGACAGCGAGGCCTCGAGGTGCGTGTCCCAGCTCAAGGCGGCTGTGAAGCAGAGCCTGCGTCTGGCCGAGGCGCACGGCTGCAGGTCCGTGGCCATCCCTGCCATCAGCTCCGGACTCTTCGGCTTCCCCTTAGCCGTGTGCGTCAGGACTATCGTTCTGGCCGTCCAGGAAAGCTGCCAGCTGAGCCACGATGGGCACGCCCTGAAAGAGATTTACCTGGTGGATACAGCGGAGAAGACCGTCCAGGCCTTCGCGGACACTGTGACAGCGCTGGCCGAGGTCCCTGGACCTGCCGCCGTGCAGCCCGGCCCGACAGGTGTCCATGCAAGCGGACAGGTGTCGCTCTCCCAGGGCAATCTGAGGGTCCTGCTGGTGAAAGGAGATGCACAGAGAGCTGCG GCTGACGTTATTGTCAACTCCGTTCCGGTGAATCTCAAGCTTAATAGAGGGCTCCTTTCCCAAGCCCTCTTGGAAAAAGCTGGGCCAAAGCTCCAGGAGGAACTGGACATGGTGGGACGAGCAGTGGCTGTTGGCATGGGCACAGTTCTCCAAACCAGTGGATGCGATCTGCACTGTCGCTACGTGCTTCACGTGGTGGCTCCGGACTGGGAAGAGGGCAGCACGTCTTCACAAAAG ATCATGAGAGACATAATCAGAAAATGTCTGGAAATCACGGAGAGCCTGTCCTTAAGATCAATTGCATTTCCAGCAATAGGAACAGGAAATTTGGGGTTTCCTAAAACTATTTTTGCTGAATTAATAACTTCAGAAGTGCTAACATTTAGTAGCAAGACTCAACTGGCAGCTTTACAAGAGGTTCAATTTCTGCTGCACCCGAATGATCATGAAAATATTCAG GCATTTTCACATGTATTTGCCAGAAGGACTAATGGAAATGTCGTCAGTGACACAATTCCCAAGGCTGAAGATGCACAAG gtTCCTATGGGACTGTGTCTAGCCCAAATGTAGACATGCACGAAATGAAGATTGGTCCCATCATCTTCCAGGTGGCCTCTGGAGATATCACCAAAGAAGAGGCAGATGTGATCGTAAATTCAACATCGAAGACATTTAATCTCAAAGCAG GAGTGTCCAAAGCAATTCTAAAATGTGCTGGACAAAATGTGGAAATGGCATGCTCTCTCCTAG CTCAAACGGGCAACAGTGATTATATAGTTACAGAAGGTGGATTATTGAAATGCAAGAATATCATTCACGTCATTGGTGGAAATGATGTCAAGAAATCCATCTCCTTTGTTTTGCAAGAGTGTGAAAAACGGAATTACTCATCCATTTGCCTCCCAGCCATTGGGACAG GAAAAGCCCAAAAAGACCCAGATAAGGTTGCTGATGCCATAATTGATGCCATTGAAGACTTTATACAGAAAGGAATGCTCAAGTCTGTGAAAAAAGTTAAAGTTGTCATCTTTCTGCCTCATCTACTGGACGTGTTTTATGACagcatgaaaaaaagagaagcatcTCAGGCTTCTCTCCAACAGTCTCTGGAGTCTAAATTAAAAT caTCTGTGAGTTCCCCAAGTCAGTCTCCACAAAAGCAGAATCCTTtggttttgaaaaagaaaacagaatcagcAACTTTTCAGGTGTgtggtgaaaatgtaaaatgtatgaaaaatgcTCTCTCCTGGATACAGGATCTGATTACAAAGGAACTGTGTCCTTACACCAATGAAGATGAGTGTATCAAAGActttaatgaaaaagaatatcaCAAATTGAATGAGCTGCAGGAGAACTTAAATATTGCCATTTGTTTGGACAGTGAAAGACCTTTGATTGAGGTTTTTGGAACTGGCAACGATTTGACACAGGCTAGAAATGCAATTGAGGAAATGATCAAGGGAATTAGATTGGCCAAAGAACAGAAATCCCAGGCAGATTTTATCAGTGAATTTATAGAATGGCAATATTACAACAATGGCACTTTTCATAGTTTTGACAAAATAACTAATCTGCAATTGGAGAATGCAAGGAAGGCAAAGAAAAGGACAACTCTTGTCAAAGTTAATCATAAGAGCTACACAGTGGACCTCGTCACAAACATTGCTACAGATACAAAAGGACACCATTTACCTGTTAAGCGCTTTATGAAATCTGAAG TGGTGATCCCTGAGCACTGGAGTGATATGAAGCAGCAGGATGTCTGTGTGGTTGAGCTACAGCCTGGTCATGCAGAATATGACACAGTGGCAACCAAGTTTAATCAGACCTGCTCACACCTCTACATAGAGAAG ATTGAGAGGATCCAGAATCCACATCTCTGGAATAGCTACCAAACAAAGAAGAAAGCCATGGATGCCAAGAATGGGCATAAAAACAATGAGAAGCAGCTCTTCCATGGGACAGATGCTGACTCGGTGCCACACGTCAACCACAATGGCTTTAACCGCAGTTATGCCGGAAAGAACG CTGTGGCGTATGGAAAGGGAACCTATTTTGCTGTCAATGCCCGTTATTCTGCAAATGATACCTACTCCAGACCAGACATAAATGGGAAAAAGCATATGTATTATGTGAGAGTACTTACTGGAACCTACACACGTGGAAATCAGTCACTAATTGTGCCTCCTCCAAAGAGCGCTGATAACCCTACTGACCTGTATGACACTGTCACGGACTGTGTTCAAAATCCCGGTTTATTTGTGGTATTTTATGACTACCAGGCTTACCCAGAGTACCTCATTACTTTTACCTATTAA
- the PARP14 gene encoding protein mono-ADP-ribosyltransferase PARP14 isoform X6, producing MHEMKIGPIIFQVASGDITKEEADVIVNSTSKTFNLKAGVSKAILKCAGQNVEMACSLLAQTGNSDYIVTEGGLLKCKNIIHVIGGNDVKKSISFVLQECEKRNYSSICLPAIGTGKAQKDPDKVADAIIDAIEDFIQKGMLKSVKKVKVVIFLPHLLDVFYDSMKKREASQASLQQSLESKLKSSVSSPSQSPQKQNPLVLKKKTESATFQVCGENVKCMKNALSWIQDLITKELCPYTNEDECIKDFNEKEYHKLNELQENLNIAICLDSERPLIEVFGTGNDLTQARNAIEEMIKGIRLAKEQKSQADFISEFIEWQYYNNGTFHSFDKITNLQLENARKAKKRTTLVKVNHKSYTVDLVTNIATDTKGHHLPVKRFMKSEVVIPEHWSDMKQQDVCVVELQPGHAEYDTVATKFNQTCSHLYIEKIERIQNPHLWNSYQTKKKAMDAKNGHKNNEKQLFHGTDADSVPHVNHNGFNRSYAGKNAVAYGKGTYFAVNARYSANDTYSRPDINGKKHMYYVRVLTGTYTRGNQSLIVPPPKSADNPTDLYDTVTDCVQNPGLFVVFYDYQAYPEYLITFTY from the exons ATGCACGAAATGAAGATTGGTCCCATCATCTTCCAGGTGGCCTCTGGAGATATCACCAAAGAAGAGGCAGATGTGATCGTAAATTCAACATCGAAGACATTTAATCTCAAAGCAG GAGTGTCCAAAGCAATTCTAAAATGTGCTGGACAAAATGTGGAAATGGCATGCTCTCTCCTAG CTCAAACGGGCAACAGTGATTATATAGTTACAGAAGGTGGATTATTGAAATGCAAGAATATCATTCACGTCATTGGTGGAAATGATGTCAAGAAATCCATCTCCTTTGTTTTGCAAGAGTGTGAAAAACGGAATTACTCATCCATTTGCCTCCCAGCCATTGGGACAG GAAAAGCCCAAAAAGACCCAGATAAGGTTGCTGATGCCATAATTGATGCCATTGAAGACTTTATACAGAAAGGAATGCTCAAGTCTGTGAAAAAAGTTAAAGTTGTCATCTTTCTGCCTCATCTACTGGACGTGTTTTATGACagcatgaaaaaaagagaagcatcTCAGGCTTCTCTCCAACAGTCTCTGGAGTCTAAATTAAAAT caTCTGTGAGTTCCCCAAGTCAGTCTCCACAAAAGCAGAATCCTTtggttttgaaaaagaaaacagaatcagcAACTTTTCAGGTGTgtggtgaaaatgtaaaatgtatgaaaaatgcTCTCTCCTGGATACAGGATCTGATTACAAAGGAACTGTGTCCTTACACCAATGAAGATGAGTGTATCAAAGActttaatgaaaaagaatatcaCAAATTGAATGAGCTGCAGGAGAACTTAAATATTGCCATTTGTTTGGACAGTGAAAGACCTTTGATTGAGGTTTTTGGAACTGGCAACGATTTGACACAGGCTAGAAATGCAATTGAGGAAATGATCAAGGGAATTAGATTGGCCAAAGAACAGAAATCCCAGGCAGATTTTATCAGTGAATTTATAGAATGGCAATATTACAACAATGGCACTTTTCATAGTTTTGACAAAATAACTAATCTGCAATTGGAGAATGCAAGGAAGGCAAAGAAAAGGACAACTCTTGTCAAAGTTAATCATAAGAGCTACACAGTGGACCTCGTCACAAACATTGCTACAGATACAAAAGGACACCATTTACCTGTTAAGCGCTTTATGAAATCTGAAG TGGTGATCCCTGAGCACTGGAGTGATATGAAGCAGCAGGATGTCTGTGTGGTTGAGCTACAGCCTGGTCATGCAGAATATGACACAGTGGCAACCAAGTTTAATCAGACCTGCTCACACCTCTACATAGAGAAG ATTGAGAGGATCCAGAATCCACATCTCTGGAATAGCTACCAAACAAAGAAGAAAGCCATGGATGCCAAGAATGGGCATAAAAACAATGAGAAGCAGCTCTTCCATGGGACAGATGCTGACTCGGTGCCACACGTCAACCACAATGGCTTTAACCGCAGTTATGCCGGAAAGAACG CTGTGGCGTATGGAAAGGGAACCTATTTTGCTGTCAATGCCCGTTATTCTGCAAATGATACCTACTCCAGACCAGACATAAATGGGAAAAAGCATATGTATTATGTGAGAGTACTTACTGGAACCTACACACGTGGAAATCAGTCACTAATTGTGCCTCCTCCAAAGAGCGCTGATAACCCTACTGACCTGTATGACACTGTCACGGACTGTGTTCAAAATCCCGGTTTATTTGTGGTATTTTATGACTACCAGGCTTACCCAGAGTACCTCATTACTTTTACCTATTAA